The Terriglobus tenax genome contains a region encoding:
- a CDS encoding alpha-amylase family protein, translating to MINDLWYKNAIVYCLSVETFQDGNGDGIGDFQGLIRRLDYLQGLGVTAIWLMPFQTSPQKDDGYDIADYYSVDSRYGTLGDFVDFTHACEQRGMRVLIDLVVNHTSNQHPWFKDARSSPDSPYRDWYVWSKKKPKNANTGMVFPGVQQTTWTWDEAAKEFYFHRFYEFQPDLNTANPAVQAEILKIMGFWIQLGVSGFRMDAVPFVIAKKGSGVTRPVEDYDMLRTFAAFLSWRKGDAIILAEANVLPTTDMQYFGESGERLSMMFNFNVNQHLFYSLATADTRPLETSLTQTKPRPATAQWGTFLRNHDELDLGRLTEPQRRKVFAAFGPDKSMQLYGRGIRRRLAPMLRGDRRRIELAYSLLFSLPGTPVLWYGDEIGMGEDLSLPERYSCRTAMQWTNDNHAGFTPATRSRVNVIRDSAFGYQHVNVAEQRRDPNSLMDWMERMIRVRKETPEIGWGDFSIIDTGHREILGLRYDWRGNHTLVLHNFADAPIELCLSPRAIGDGAQEGKPLVNILSKDHSFLEEDNGHYCIHMEPYGYRWFRVGGFDGLLLKMAKPEPKST from the coding sequence CGGCGACTTCCAGGGGCTCATCCGGCGCCTGGACTACCTGCAGGGACTCGGCGTCACCGCCATCTGGCTGATGCCCTTCCAGACCTCGCCCCAGAAGGACGACGGCTACGACATCGCCGACTACTACTCCGTTGACTCGCGCTACGGCACCCTGGGCGACTTCGTCGACTTCACCCACGCCTGCGAACAGCGCGGCATGCGCGTCCTCATCGACCTGGTTGTCAATCACACCTCCAACCAGCATCCCTGGTTCAAGGACGCACGCAGCAGCCCCGACTCGCCCTACCGCGACTGGTACGTCTGGTCGAAGAAGAAGCCGAAGAACGCCAACACCGGCATGGTCTTCCCCGGTGTGCAGCAAACTACATGGACCTGGGACGAAGCCGCGAAGGAGTTCTACTTCCACCGTTTCTACGAGTTCCAGCCCGACCTCAACACCGCCAACCCCGCCGTACAGGCGGAGATCCTCAAGATCATGGGTTTCTGGATCCAGCTCGGTGTCTCCGGCTTCCGCATGGACGCCGTTCCTTTCGTCATCGCAAAAAAAGGCTCCGGCGTCACCCGCCCCGTCGAAGACTACGACATGCTGCGCACCTTCGCCGCCTTCCTCAGCTGGCGCAAAGGCGACGCCATCATCCTGGCCGAGGCCAATGTTCTTCCCACCACGGACATGCAGTACTTTGGCGAATCCGGAGAACGGCTCTCCATGATGTTCAACTTCAACGTCAACCAGCATCTCTTTTATTCGCTGGCCACCGCCGACACACGCCCCCTTGAAACCTCGCTCACACAGACAAAGCCGCGCCCCGCAACCGCGCAGTGGGGCACCTTCCTGCGCAATCATGACGAGCTGGACCTTGGCCGCCTGACCGAACCCCAGCGAAGAAAGGTCTTCGCAGCCTTCGGCCCGGACAAATCCATGCAGCTCTACGGTCGTGGCATCCGCCGTCGCCTCGCTCCCATGCTGCGCGGAGACCGCCGCCGCATCGAGCTTGCCTACTCTCTGCTCTTCTCCCTGCCCGGCACTCCCGTCCTCTGGTACGGCGACGAGATCGGGATGGGCGAAGACCTCTCCCTGCCCGAGCGCTACAGCTGCCGCACCGCCATGCAGTGGACCAACGATAACCACGCCGGCTTCACCCCGGCCACGCGTTCCAGGGTCAACGTTATCCGCGACAGCGCCTTTGGCTACCAGCACGTCAACGTCGCCGAACAGCGCCGCGACCCCAACTCACTGATGGACTGGATGGAACGCATGATCCGCGTCCGCAAAGAAACACCGGAGATCGGATGGGGCGACTTCTCCATCATCGATACCGGCCACCGTGAGATCCTCGGCCTGCGCTACGACTGGCGCGGCAACCACACCCTGGTCCTGCACAACTTCGCAGACGCTCCCATCGAACTATGTCTCTCCCCCCGCGCTATCGGCGACGGAGCCCAGGAAGGCAAGCCCCTGGTCAACATCCTCTCCAAGGACCACAGCTTCCTCGAAGAAGACAACGGCCACTACTGCATCCATATGGAACCTTACGGCTACCGCTGGTTCCGCGTCGGCGGCTTCGACGGCCTGCTGCTCAAAATGGCCAAACCCGAACCGAAATCTACTTAG
- a CDS encoding energy transducer TonB yields MFLSSQLEDVSRRYPRYVTELRGFLISRGLLMDALETLPALAARLSDDRAFCRGVSTLLEAVIYREQEQISYADLLGILIVAAQGTAEPASSVEQDESTHYLLGFLMHLRESMRSTAGLSAAALAPAAPVIPIAAPEPAGPVVAAAEPIVVPVPPPAPVQSFVQPAAAPFSAYEAEYDEEPEEPWWKRNALLVGTVAVLLLVVGGYGAWHAIQNPAPVTDTAATALPAVQTQPAAPAPEVAPASEATTVPQEKPVRPSAKEKRHAGRVANAAPPVIVRQAPVPRSQASAPATVRQAPQTSSAAAPAAPEVNAPPPPAEQTASSAPVRRRLPVPTNRPRRVPGLGTGAANTTVPLLWTAPTAAPAEPKVSAPTITSTALGVMASNLVYSPTPSYPAEASAAHVEGQVKVEATVGNDGSVTSARVVSGPPQLRDAALGAVQRWHYRPYVEGGKARTIVTTAVLEFQLP; encoded by the coding sequence ATGTTCCTGTCATCGCAGCTTGAGGATGTATCGCGCCGGTATCCGAGATATGTCACGGAGCTGCGCGGCTTCCTGATCAGTCGAGGGCTCCTGATGGACGCCCTCGAAACTCTGCCCGCCCTGGCGGCCCGGCTGTCGGATGACAGGGCGTTCTGCCGTGGTGTTTCGACGCTGCTTGAGGCGGTGATTTACCGGGAGCAGGAACAGATCAGCTATGCCGATCTGCTGGGGATCCTGATTGTTGCAGCGCAGGGGACGGCGGAGCCGGCTTCTTCTGTGGAGCAGGATGAGTCGACCCATTACCTGCTCGGATTTCTGATGCATCTGCGCGAATCGATGCGCAGCACTGCTGGGTTATCGGCAGCGGCGCTGGCTCCTGCTGCTCCGGTGATTCCGATTGCGGCCCCGGAGCCCGCGGGGCCGGTTGTGGCTGCAGCAGAGCCCATTGTGGTTCCGGTTCCTCCACCCGCCCCGGTGCAGAGTTTTGTGCAGCCGGCGGCAGCGCCTTTCTCGGCGTATGAAGCGGAGTATGACGAGGAGCCGGAAGAGCCGTGGTGGAAGCGCAATGCTTTGCTGGTGGGAACGGTGGCGGTGCTGCTGCTGGTTGTGGGCGGCTACGGAGCCTGGCATGCAATACAGAACCCCGCTCCTGTAACGGATACAGCGGCGACGGCTCTCCCTGCGGTACAGACGCAGCCTGCGGCCCCAGCGCCAGAGGTAGCTCCCGCATCGGAGGCAACAACCGTTCCGCAGGAAAAGCCTGTGCGTCCGTCTGCAAAAGAGAAGCGACATGCGGGGAGGGTGGCGAACGCCGCGCCGCCAGTGATTGTGCGGCAGGCCCCGGTTCCACGTTCGCAGGCGAGTGCCCCTGCTACGGTACGGCAAGCGCCGCAGACATCGAGCGCGGCCGCGCCGGCTGCTCCGGAAGTGAATGCGCCGCCTCCTCCGGCGGAACAGACGGCCTCGTCGGCACCGGTACGCAGACGGCTTCCGGTGCCGACGAACCGTCCGCGACGCGTGCCGGGGCTGGGTACAGGAGCGGCGAATACGACGGTGCCGCTGCTTTGGACTGCTCCCACGGCCGCGCCCGCGGAACCGAAGGTGAGCGCACCAACCATTACGTCGACTGCGCTGGGTGTGATGGCCAGCAACCTGGTCTACAGTCCTACGCCTTCGTATCCGGCAGAAGCGAGCGCGGCGCATGTCGAAGGCCAGGTGAAGGTTGAGGCTACGGTCGGCAACGATGGCAGCGTGACCAGTGCGCGTGTGGTCAGCGGGCCTCCGCAGTTGCGGGATGCGGCGCTGGGCGCGGTGCAACGCTGGCATTACCGGCCGTATGTCGAGGGTGGCAAGGCGCGCACGATTGTAACGACGGCGGTGCTGGAGTTTCAGCTGCCGTGA
- a CDS encoding amylo-alpha-1,6-glucosidase gives MKTIFRPAPIVRTVSLDVAHLDESSRSRRGLFTEWIVTNGLGGYASGTVGGLNTRRYHGWLIAALPAPHGRTMVLNDLRERLTVGDKTYVLNCDDFVHSDGVDPISPYLEEFRLENGLPVWRYRCDGNVIEKRVCMVHLQNTTYITYTLLEGEGGRLQVQTAMQVRSHDGALWDLPQDRYRWSGVAQGFELRVGDDLPPVKIAWRSDDGGFELRTERLDNLRYRVEQSRGYDWQGSLWSPGIFAAELRQGKASSLAVSTEDWEKVEALSPGAAFAAELERKRRLLRIAPEEAREGIAAELVMAADQFLITPMGRTADQVRAHAVGDEIRTVIAGYHWFTDWGRDTMISLEGLTLSTGRYREAEYILRSFGSYIRNGLIPNLFPEGGTSGLYHTADATLWFFHAIDRYVQTTGDWETLEFLLPKMVDVAEWHLRGTDFGIHVDQSDGLLVQGQDGYQLTWMDAKVGDWVVTPRRGKAVEINALWYNALCLLNEWLETMSDSTHDRTRFADWATRCRESFNRRFWNAEKNCLFDVVDTFGGGDDAQLRPNQLLALALKYPVLEEARWKPVVETCRRELWTPVGLRSLARGEKDYKPRYDGDLWARDGAYHQGTVWAWLMGPFVNAWLKAFPDEVEKAQEFLLGFDQHLSEDGVGTVSEIFDAEEPFTPRGCMAQAWSVAEVLRCDLLLRQRKAAAVAADDMAATR, from the coding sequence ATGAAGACGATCTTTCGCCCTGCCCCGATTGTCCGTACGGTTTCGCTGGATGTTGCCCACCTGGATGAGAGTTCCCGCAGCCGCCGCGGCTTGTTTACGGAATGGATTGTTACGAATGGTCTTGGAGGATATGCCTCCGGCACCGTGGGCGGGTTGAATACGCGCCGCTACCATGGCTGGCTGATTGCCGCGCTGCCTGCACCGCATGGGCGGACCATGGTGCTGAACGATCTGCGCGAGCGGTTGACGGTGGGCGACAAGACGTATGTTCTGAATTGCGATGATTTCGTTCATAGCGACGGCGTTGATCCCATCAGCCCTTACCTGGAAGAGTTTCGCCTGGAGAACGGGCTGCCGGTGTGGCGGTACCGCTGCGACGGCAATGTGATTGAGAAGCGCGTGTGCATGGTGCATCTGCAGAACACCACGTACATCACCTATACGCTGCTGGAGGGCGAGGGCGGCCGGCTGCAGGTACAGACTGCGATGCAGGTGCGGTCGCATGATGGAGCCCTGTGGGATCTTCCGCAGGACCGCTATCGCTGGAGCGGTGTGGCCCAGGGCTTTGAGCTGCGCGTTGGCGATGATCTGCCGCCGGTGAAGATTGCGTGGCGGAGCGACGACGGCGGCTTTGAGCTGCGAACGGAGCGGCTGGATAATCTTCGCTACCGCGTGGAGCAGTCGCGGGGATATGACTGGCAGGGGTCGTTGTGGTCGCCGGGGATATTTGCGGCGGAGCTTCGCCAGGGCAAGGCGTCGTCGCTGGCGGTTTCCACGGAGGATTGGGAGAAGGTAGAGGCGCTCTCGCCGGGAGCTGCGTTTGCGGCGGAGCTGGAGCGCAAGCGGCGGTTGCTGCGTATTGCTCCTGAGGAGGCGCGGGAGGGGATTGCGGCGGAGCTGGTGATGGCCGCGGACCAGTTTCTGATTACGCCGATGGGACGCACGGCCGACCAGGTGAGGGCACATGCGGTGGGCGATGAGATTCGCACGGTGATTGCCGGTTACCACTGGTTTACGGACTGGGGCCGTGACACGATGATCTCGCTGGAGGGGCTGACGCTTTCGACGGGCCGGTATCGCGAGGCGGAATATATTCTGCGCAGCTTTGGCAGCTATATCCGCAATGGGCTGATTCCGAATTTATTTCCCGAGGGCGGTACAAGCGGGCTGTATCACACGGCGGATGCGACGTTGTGGTTCTTCCATGCGATTGACCGCTATGTGCAGACGACAGGCGACTGGGAGACGCTGGAGTTTCTGCTGCCGAAGATGGTAGACGTGGCCGAGTGGCATCTGCGTGGCACGGACTTCGGCATCCATGTGGACCAGAGTGACGGGCTGCTGGTGCAGGGGCAGGATGGCTACCAGCTGACGTGGATGGATGCGAAGGTGGGTGACTGGGTAGTGACGCCGCGGCGCGGCAAGGCCGTGGAGATCAACGCGCTCTGGTACAACGCTTTATGCCTGCTGAACGAGTGGCTGGAGACGATGAGCGACAGCACGCATGACCGTACGCGTTTTGCGGACTGGGCGACGCGCTGCCGCGAGAGCTTCAACCGGCGTTTCTGGAACGCGGAGAAGAACTGCCTGTTCGATGTGGTGGATACCTTTGGAGGCGGCGACGATGCGCAGTTGCGTCCGAACCAGCTGCTGGCGCTGGCGTTGAAGTATCCGGTGCTGGAGGAAGCAAGGTGGAAGCCGGTGGTGGAGACCTGCAGGCGAGAGCTGTGGACGCCGGTGGGGCTGCGCAGCCTGGCGCGCGGGGAGAAGGATTACAAGCCGCGCTATGATGGCGACCTGTGGGCTCGCGATGGAGCGTACCACCAGGGGACGGTGTGGGCGTGGCTGATGGGGCCGTTTGTGAATGCGTGGCTCAAAGCTTTTCCGGATGAGGTGGAGAAGGCACAGGAGTTTCTGCTTGGCTTTGACCAGCACCTGTCGGAGGATGGCGTAGGGACGGTCAGCGAGATCTTCGATGCGGAGGAGCCTTTTACGCCACGGGGCTGCATGGCGCAGGCGTGGAGCGTGGCCGAGGTGTTGCGCTGCGATTTGCTGCTGCGGCAGAGGAAGGCCGCGGCGGTGGCTGCGGACGATATGGCAGCCACGCGATAG
- a CDS encoding MFS transporter, translating to MSETTFAAGTPAADMPETFTEYEAPPAQSSRALLRVLAAISFCHLLNDMVQSLLPSIYPILKSQFHLDFAHLGLLTFTYQVVASMLQPLVGQFTDKRPMPFALPVGMTFTLGGILLLAVAPTFAWLIVGSCLVGIGSAIFHPESSRIARMASGGKHGFAQSFFQVGGNSGSAIGPLLAAFIVLPQGQKGMAWFAIPAVVGIWVLYRIGRWYKARHAENTARKHVEKHAHVQLSKSRIVFALLILIALIFSKYFYLASLSSYYTFYLIQRFQVSVQTSQIMLFAFLGAVAAGTLLGGSAGDRWGRKLVIWISILGVLPFTLILPYASLFWTGVLSVIIGFVIASAFSAILVYAQELLPGRVGMISGLFFGVAFGMGGIGAAVLGKIADATSITTVYHLCAYLPAIGLLTGFLPDIEPKKAK from the coding sequence TGTCATCTGCTGAATGACATGGTGCAGTCGCTGCTGCCTTCGATTTACCCCATTCTGAAGAGCCAGTTCCACCTGGACTTTGCGCATCTTGGGTTGCTTACGTTTACTTACCAGGTCGTGGCTTCCATGTTACAGCCGCTGGTGGGGCAGTTTACGGACAAGCGTCCCATGCCATTTGCCCTGCCGGTGGGGATGACATTTACGCTGGGCGGTATTTTGCTGCTGGCGGTTGCTCCTACGTTTGCGTGGCTGATTGTGGGCTCGTGCCTGGTGGGCATCGGTTCGGCGATCTTTCATCCGGAGAGCTCGCGCATTGCACGCATGGCTTCGGGCGGGAAGCATGGATTCGCGCAGTCATTCTTCCAGGTGGGCGGAAACTCCGGCTCGGCGATTGGGCCGCTGCTGGCTGCGTTTATCGTGCTGCCGCAAGGGCAGAAGGGCATGGCGTGGTTTGCGATTCCGGCGGTTGTTGGTATCTGGGTGCTGTATCGGATTGGCCGCTGGTACAAAGCTCGCCACGCGGAGAACACTGCCAGGAAGCATGTTGAGAAGCATGCTCATGTTCAGCTTTCGAAGAGCCGCATTGTGTTTGCCTTGCTGATTCTGATTGCGCTGATCTTCTCGAAGTACTTCTACCTGGCAAGCCTGTCGAGTTATTACACGTTCTACCTGATCCAGCGTTTTCAGGTCTCAGTGCAGACATCGCAGATCATGCTGTTTGCGTTCCTGGGAGCGGTGGCCGCGGGTACGCTGCTTGGAGGCTCGGCGGGTGACCGCTGGGGCCGCAAGCTGGTGATCTGGATCTCGATTCTTGGGGTGCTTCCGTTCACACTGATTTTGCCGTACGCGTCACTGTTCTGGACGGGTGTGCTTTCCGTGATCATCGGCTTTGTGATTGCGTCGGCGTTTTCGGCGATCCTGGTCTATGCGCAGGAGTTGCTGCCTGGACGTGTGGGCATGATCTCAGGATTGTTCTTCGGGGTTGCGTTCGGCATGGGTGGCATTGGCGCGGCGGTACTGGGCAAGATTGCGGATGCGACCAGCATTACGACGGTGTATCACCTGTGCGCGTATCTGCCTGCCATTGGGTTGCTTACCGGGTTTTTGCCGGACATTGAGCCGAAGAAAGCGAAATAG